In Sesamum indicum cultivar Zhongzhi No. 13 linkage group LG1, S_indicum_v1.0, whole genome shotgun sequence, the sequence CAATCGCAAGACGcccaaaacaaaaacttaaaataaaaagggaaGACTAAAGATTCAGAATCAAGAAACAACAATTTAGTCGAAGAAGCTCAAAAACTCACgaggataaaaataaaataaaagtgaatgGGAAAATAGTTTAAGTAAAACTGATGCAAGAAAGCAAGAAGTATTGACATTCCAGCTTATATTGTAATGCTTTATACATCtaagaaatttcaaaaaaagtaaagaacaAAACTTCAAATGACACAGCAGAATTCAAGAAACCCACCTAATATATGACAGGAAAATAGTAGAGgagataaagaaaaatgtaagaTTCAGGAAACCCGCAAGAAAAGTTTAAAAGAGCATCGCACCTCAACGAAAGGGGCCCGGAGGTCTCTGAGAACAGCACGCATTTTGTACTGAGGAGAATTCTGCGTGTGAGTTGCGACATGCTCAAGAGGCCTCTTTCTGCTTTCGGGAAAGGGTTTTGGCTCTTCCATTGATGGTCTTTCTCTCTCAGTTCACGGCCTGTGGTTGGAAGAAAAGATTGGCGGAGACGGTGTTAATAAGTAATTAGCTCTTAAAAATTGGATCTTTTTCCGAGGTAGAATTAATTTACACTTTGCACCCTACAAATATATCTAATTGGCATTTGAACCCTCAAGTACCAAAGAAAGAGGGAccggggaaaaaaaaagtcgTCATTTTAGCCGGTTGCTTTGTGGGAAAATTACCACATCCTATTTCATTTCTACTcatattttgatatgtttgTCGATTCAGACAGTATTGTAGGATGAGATAAGATTGATTATGAGAAATCTAGAATGTGAAAAATCTTTAGCCTTGTGTCTTATTCAGATGGAAGATCATAATTTGGCAGCAGTAtgggatgaaaatttgatCATACCAATCCAAGAAACGTGTTCTGATATAAAGAAATACAGCCCACAAACTGCAGGAGACTCTTTAAGAGCCTGCATGACAACTCAAGAGAAAAAGACCTCCAAATACAGCATTTCTGTGTGATACCTACAATACAAGCACATACAAAGAGACTCCATTTTTTCAGTCATTACAAGTTAGCCACGGCCTACAACGGAAAGAGAGACAGACATACTATCTATATGTGAATTCCTATGCATTCGGTCATTGCTCCCTTGCCAAACATGACAGATAATCAACATAGTTTTATCAGAAGTATCCCTCCAATAGCACACTGCTGCCAGAGATGAATGATGTCAACTTTTTCGCCTTCACTTTCAGATCCAAATACTTCAACGCGCTTTCCTCACCACCACATAGAAACGGCAacacctccaccaccaccttcTGGAACAAGTTTTGCTCAAAACCCTCTTTAAGTAAATCCTCGAAATCCATGTTATTACCCCTCAAATCTAGCAAGACACTACAGAATCCTTGGTGCTTGCAATGCTCCAGGATTTCGAGTAAACTTACTACATCAAAGGATAGGCTTTGGATTCCTTCTGAACCATTTTGTGTCTCTAAGCTCTTGTCTTTCTCAGAGATTATCAATAGTTTAGAAGCGACATTGTCTTTGAGAGCAGGAATCTGAATTAGGGAATTTGAAGATTTCAACAGCACAATTTTAAGAGGTTGATTGGCCCCCGGTTCCTTAGAAATGGGAAAGTAAGACTTCTCAGCCAAAGCTGAAGAAGAAAGTATGATAGCATCATTTTCCTGCAACAATTTGGAATAATATCCACCACATTCCACGGCTTCTTCACCAAGCTGATTCAGTAGATGGCCTTCAAGTGACATGGAATACCTGTCAGACAAACCAATGTTTAGCCAAATGGATATCCATCATGTAATGTAACATAATGATTTTGGAAGTAGATGTAATCACACAGGTAATGAATAGCCACCAATCTTCAAGTACCTCAAAGTAACAAAGGGTTTTCCTGTGAGCATATGATGGATATAGGCTTCATTAAGACTTCTGCACACTTCTTCCTCAACTCCAACAGTCACTTCAATCCCTGCATCTTGCAGTTTTTTAACCCCTGTTGAAGCCACAATGGGATTAGGATCCACCATACCGATCACCACATTTCTCACTTTGGCTTTGATTAACGCTTCAGTGCAAGGCGGAGTTCTTCCATAATGGTTACATGGTTCCAAACTCACATATGCCGTCGCATTCTCGGCCAAGTCCCCGGCATCTCTTAGTGCAAAAACCTATAGTGTTTCTAGTTAAAACTTTTACAAGAGTATTTGCATTAACATTAATGTCCCTTAACAGCCGTTATGGTTCCTTATTACTCCAGCATAACTATCATCAATAAGATTCAGCTATCATGAAGTATCAATTCAGACCTCCAAAGAAAgtcaatattataatatttttaagcttgaaattcattatataGATACCTAATCAGTCAAATGTATATGTGTTCATCGTGATACCTACGACAGATCACATGAGGCGGTacattatttttgttcattcAGTCGTTGTTGCAGTATGACAGAAATATAACCATGATAAACGGACATAAACATAATGAAGACAAATTCAGTATTCGGTATGGTCTGATAAACTAAGGCTTCAACACCAAAATTTGGCCAACGTTAATACagattaaaggaaaaaaaaaatactgtcGTGTGTACTGACATGTGAACATCATCACTTATACGCTCACCATACTCGTTTTGCATTTGTTTCGCATCGCATATCGTTAATTGCAACCacaaaaaactttaaattctAGCAAACTTCAGACACTAAACAAtccaaatcaagaaattaacaCAAGAAACGTTCTTTCTTCAGTCAAAATGTAGAGATAAAAGGATTCACCTCAGCATGAGGCTGCCCAGCCTTTGGGTGGAATCCTTCTCCAACGATTTTCCCATCTTTGACAATCACACAACCAACCATTGGATTCGGACTGGTGTATCCAATAGCCTTTCTCGCAAGCTCCACGCACCTTCTGATATAATAACtatcatcaattttatctTCTTGTTTTGGTTGTTGCTTTATGTCTGACCCACCACACCTGATCACAGCCCAATGCCGACATTTTCTTGAACTGATTCTCGATACAGACGCCCTTTGACATGAATTGAAGAACCCGAGTTGTGATTTTGGTGAAATCGCCACTTTGTGGTGCTGCTTGAGTGGTGGATTGTTGACAGTGTGCTTGGGAAATGGGAGTGTTTGAGCATACATTTTGGTTAGTGAAAGCACTAATTTCCTCAAAATTGAAACTTTAAAGTAGGTGAAAATGAgactaaaaaaaaagttgtgcctttaaagaagaaaaatttgagGTAAGACAGACAAGTGAAGTGTACTTTACAGATGAAGAAAATACAAGCTTGTAGACTCTGCTGAGCAATCTGGTCCTGCTCGACGACGTCGTCGTATGTGTTGTTAACtgaaaccaaaaaatataagataataatgTCTGAGCCCGGGTTCGAACCGGGGACCTCTAGTGTGTGAGACTAGCGTGATAACCAACTACACCACCCAGACCGCCGTGCCCTATTAGCGACTTATACCTtgattatatgaatatttgcatatatacacctaatatcatattaaatctaaattatttatttgaatcatataaaatctcaattataaattgtgacaaataaaattaaaatattgataaactaaagtgtaaaattaatatttagttacaaaaaaaaaatatatggaggGCGTGTGTAAGACACTACTAGTGggaatttttggttttattttgaaaaacatatgagcacggattttattttttattttttatttttttaatcaagaGGATTCTTGGACTTTTATAGATAAGGGGGTAAGTTGTAAATGTACTTTACCCCTTTTATTCATCATAATTagagttgtagttattagaaGCTAGTGATTTAGCTGCACAATCGAGTTGTTTAGGCGTGGAAAATTCGGTTAATCGAatccaatttaaaaatttacttaacaaatatttctaGATATGTGTGCTattttattaagaataaatgatttaaccaatttaataatgttaattGCCGCCAATAAGAAATATTGTTATGTTTAGTTATCATCAATTacgattttatatatatagttatcaACAACAAGAAATTGGGATTGCATTTTGGAAAATGGGAGTAATATTTGAGCATACACTTTGGTAGGTGAAAAGGATTaactgaaacaaaaaattaggataatAATTGTCTGAGCCCGGGTTCGAACCGGGGACCTCTAGTGTGTGAGACTAGCGTGATAACCAGCTACACCACCCAGACACATTGGCAGCAACAAATTTTTGTCTGAGGAGAGGTTTGCAGCTCTTCTGCAGTCAGTTCACCCTGAGAGTGGATAGTAAAGGCAACCGTATTTCTTCAAGCATAACAAGAGATCAACAAAAAGCCATACTGTCATGATAATTGTGGTATTTCTCCTCCATACTTGGGAGCTGAAAGGCTAAAATGCCAAGAAACACAATAGCTCAGTCTCAGAAACCAAGACACCAGAGTATAATctgtatttgtaatttgtgGAGGAACACAACACAACATATGCACATTTCTTTTGAACTCATTTTACAAGATAGCACATTTACAGCAGGCTGTTATGGCTTTCCGTTGCAGGTTCTCTTGGATGATCTCCAGTTGTCCAATGATTTCTGCAAACGTAGGCCTCCGGTCTGGATTCTTATGCCAGCAATCTCGGAGAAGCCTGCCATCAGCATCACAAGTTCCCATCATGTAAGCTTCAATTTTGACGCCCAAGATCAGAGTTAACCACAACTACTTTCacgatattgatattttacaTGAGAAAGCAATATTCCTTTTCTGTTCTGAATAAACTCACTTTTTGACTGGTTCAGGGTACACGATCGAAGGAAGGTGTGGTCGTAAGTCTTCATATGCTCGTTTGTCTGCCAATTTCTCCGGATCTTCTCCCCTGTTTGATGGTCCTCCTTGGAACATCTACATGCAATGTAAACATGCCAGCaacattttgaaaagttattgCAGTGCATAACCTTTAGAGATCTCCAGATGTTAGCAGTATAATAAGTCAAATTTTTATCAACTGTCTGTggcaataattatgatatgaaGTCAGTTTTACCTCATGGACAATTAAAGCAAAAGAGAAGACATCAACACTTTTTCCGTATGATTCTCGACGATAGACTTCTGGAGCCATGTAGCGATCTGACAAGTATCATAGAAGCATCTTATAAGAATTCTCTAGAATCACTCAAAACTACCAACTCTTTGTCAGAAGAGAAATGATAGTACATGATCCAGTTCCGCCAGTCATTTTATAGCCAACGTCTTTTCCCTGTGCGATTTTGCTTAGTCCAAAATCTGTGACTTTAAGGCGGCCTGCCTCACTCTGCAAAACATTTCTGCAAGAATTTTCAATGATGTAAAAGGCTCGCACAAAATGCTCAATAAAATGGGAAGCAAGTCAACTTCTCCAGTCGTGAAGCGTCAAAACTGAACCTAGTGCCTACCTCGGTGTTAAATCTCGGTGAATTATGGCATGAGGCTTATGTTCATGCAGATAATTCATACCTCTGCAAACATGAGATAAAAGATTGATTTCAGGACATATGGTTACACAGTACAGGAAAACTTTTGACAGCATAAGTGGATTTAGCTATgaaattagttattttcagttttcctCTAGTGTTGAAAGGAG encodes:
- the LOC105172395 gene encoding riboflavin biosynthesis protein PYRD, chloroplastic produces the protein MYAQTLPFPKHTVNNPPLKQHHKVAISPKSQLGFFNSCQRASVSRISSRKCRHWAVIRCGGSDIKQQPKQEDKIDDSYYIRRCVELARKAIGYTSPNPMVGCVIVKDGKIVGEGFHPKAGQPHAEVFALRDAGDLAENATAYVSLEPCNHYGRTPPCTEALIKAKVRNVVIGMVDPNPIVASTGVKKLQDAGIEVTVGVEEEVCRSLNEAYIHHMLTGKPFVTLRYSMSLEGHLLNQLGEEAVECGGYYSKLLQENDAIILSSSALAEKSYFPISKEPGANQPLKIVLLKSSNSLIQIPALKDNVASKLLIISEKDKSLETQNGSEGIQSLSFDVVSLLEILEHCKHQGFCSVLLDLRGNNMDFEDLLKEGFEQNLFQKVVVEVLPFLCGGEESALKYLDLKVKAKKLTSFISGSSVLLEGYF